One window of the Pseudofrankia sp. DC12 genome contains the following:
- a CDS encoding ferredoxin, producing MQSSSSRPSGPSLVPIGWMLGVDWSACDGRGWCVELLPELLVQDRWGYPLAQADADRAAAARDGAPGAGRQCREIPVPDDLAPHARRAVETCPRLALRLRRAS from the coding sequence ATGCAGTCATCCTCGTCCCGGCCATCCGGGCCCAGCCTGGTGCCGATCGGGTGGATGCTCGGCGTGGACTGGTCCGCGTGCGACGGCCGTGGCTGGTGCGTCGAGCTGCTGCCGGAGCTGCTCGTCCAGGACCGGTGGGGCTACCCGCTCGCCCAGGCCGACGCCGACCGAGCGGCGGCTGCCCGCGACGGGGCGCCCGGCGCCGGCCGGCAGTGTCGTGAGATCCCGGTCCCGGATGACCTGGCCCCGCACGCGCGCCGCGCGGTGGAGACCTGCCCGCGGCTGGCGCTGCGGCTGCGCCGCGCTTCCTGA
- a CDS encoding PadR family transcriptional regulator, with protein sequence MKSHHPRRSVHDGPGADPRLHHGPFRRHGHWHAHHPGPGMGPVPGDLGPISGPPPMGPGAGPWGPGPWGPRLRPGHRGGGGRGRAGRGDVRAAVLLLLADGPQHGYQLMQAIAERTGGAWQPSPGAVYPTISQLEDEGLVTVTADGGRRLVTITETGQAYLAKNRDTIGDPFAAFTARAGHADGVDLLGAVQELSGAVWQVARAGDAGQAAAAHKVLTDARRALYLLLAGEPAATTATTATEPTGTEPPAAEEPPATDAPAE encoded by the coding sequence ATGAAGTCCCACCACCCACGCAGATCAGTGCACGACGGCCCCGGCGCCGACCCGCGGCTGCACCACGGCCCGTTCCGCCGGCACGGCCACTGGCACGCACATCACCCCGGCCCTGGCATGGGCCCGGTCCCTGGCGACCTGGGCCCGATTTCCGGGCCGCCGCCCATGGGCCCCGGCGCGGGTCCCTGGGGGCCCGGCCCCTGGGGACCGCGGCTTCGGCCTGGTCACCGCGGCGGCGGCGGCCGTGGCCGTGCCGGTCGCGGCGACGTCCGCGCCGCCGTCCTGCTGCTGCTGGCCGACGGCCCGCAGCACGGCTACCAGCTGATGCAGGCGATCGCGGAGCGGACCGGCGGCGCCTGGCAGCCGAGCCCAGGCGCGGTCTACCCGACGATCAGCCAGCTCGAGGACGAGGGCCTGGTCACGGTCACGGCCGACGGCGGGCGCCGGCTCGTCACGATCACCGAGACCGGGCAGGCCTACCTCGCCAAGAACCGGGACACGATCGGCGACCCGTTCGCTGCGTTCACCGCCCGGGCCGGCCACGCCGACGGCGTCGACCTGCTCGGCGCCGTCCAGGAGCTGTCCGGTGCCGTCTGGCAGGTGGCCCGAGCCGGCGACGCCGGCCAGGCCGCCGCGGCGCACAAGGTGCTCACCGACGCCCGCCGCGCCCTCTACCTGCTCCTCGCCGGCGAGCCCGCCGCGACCACCGCGACCACCGCGACCGAGCCCACCGGGACCGAGCCCCCCGCGGCCGAGGAGCCGCCGGCCACCGACGCTCCGGCCGAGTAG
- a CDS encoding NeuD/PglB/VioB family sugar acetyltransferase, with protein MTSAGPIPLLIVGAGGLSREAAEAARASGDHHVVGFLDDNPALWGAPIGGAQVLGGMDRVAHYPRARLLLGPGTGRSRAVLRHRLEEMGVTADRYTSVIHPRAVIPPSCAVGQGSILLAGVVLTADVTLGQHVAVMPNVVLTHDVVVEDYVTVCANASLAGSVRVRAGAYVGQNCTIREGLTIGSWSLIGMGAAVTRDVGDSEVWAGVPAELIRPSVGPPPVSTVPASARARGRYTPAPTGPSGLSARTR; from the coding sequence ATGACCTCCGCCGGGCCCATACCCCTCCTGATCGTCGGTGCCGGCGGGCTGTCACGGGAGGCCGCGGAGGCCGCCCGCGCGTCCGGCGACCACCACGTCGTGGGCTTCCTGGACGACAACCCGGCCCTGTGGGGCGCGCCGATCGGCGGCGCCCAGGTGCTCGGCGGGATGGACCGGGTCGCCCACTATCCGCGGGCCCGGCTGCTGCTCGGTCCGGGCACCGGCCGCTCCCGTGCGGTGCTGCGCCACCGGCTGGAGGAGATGGGGGTGACGGCCGACCGGTACACCAGCGTGATCCACCCGCGGGCCGTGATCCCACCGTCCTGCGCGGTCGGCCAGGGGTCGATCCTGCTGGCCGGAGTGGTGCTGACGGCCGATGTCACCCTCGGTCAGCACGTCGCGGTGATGCCGAACGTGGTACTCACCCACGACGTCGTCGTCGAGGACTACGTCACCGTCTGCGCCAACGCGTCGCTGGCCGGAAGTGTGCGGGTCCGGGCCGGCGCCTACGTCGGCCAGAACTGCACGATCCGGGAGGGCCTGACGATCGGCTCCTGGTCGCTGATCGGGATGGGCGCGGCCGTGACCAGGGACGTCGGCGACTCGGAGGTCTGGGCCGGAGTGCCGGCCGAGCTGATCCGCCCGTCGGTGGGGCCGCCGCCGGTCTCGACCGTGCCCGCGTCCGCCCGGGCCCGCGGTCGCTACACGCCCGCGCCGACTGGCCCGAGCGGGCTCAGCGCGCGAACTCGGTGA
- a CDS encoding VOC family protein, producing the protein MLGDAELIAFVPTVDLDRAVAFYQGVLGLRLLEETPQAAVFAVDGTMLRVSAVADVVPQPFTTVGWRVADIVGTVRWLADRGVRANRYAGLEQDELGIWTAPGGDRVTWFSDPDGHTLSVTEFAR; encoded by the coding sequence GTGCTGGGTGACGCTGAGCTGATCGCCTTCGTGCCGACCGTCGACCTCGACCGGGCCGTGGCCTTCTACCAGGGCGTGCTCGGGCTTCGGCTGCTGGAGGAGACGCCGCAGGCCGCGGTGTTCGCCGTCGACGGCACGATGCTGCGGGTGAGCGCGGTCGCCGACGTGGTGCCGCAGCCGTTCACGACTGTCGGCTGGCGAGTCGCCGACATCGTCGGGACCGTCCGCTGGCTGGCCGACCGGGGCGTGCGCGCCAACCGCTACGCGGGCCTCGAGCAGGACGAGCTGGGCATCTGGACCGCCCCGGGTGGCGACCGGGTCACCTGGTTCTCGGACCCGGACGGCCACACCCTCTCGGTCACCGAGTTCGCGCGCTGA
- a CDS encoding PQQ-binding-like beta-propeller repeat protein → MEALGPSDPTAVGNYQLAAVLGTGGMGRVYLAFSPSGRRVAIKIIRPDLVQQRHIRLRFAREVAASRAVNGFFAAGVIDADLEANPPWLATAFIPGPSLNAAVRDAGALPAASVRALGAALAEALSAVHSAGLIHRDLKPANVLLAPDGPRLIDFGISALEDSGPLTHAGAVMGSPGYMSPEQINGETVGTATDIFAFGAVLTFAVTGTGPFGVGSLPSMLYRSVHNPPDLTKVPDELRPLLASCLDKDPARRPDLATILRELTGGRPAADMFPPGWLPAALAKSPIPTGPMPAFPLGPTPTPFGTTPVPVPGIGDRSVPSAARGPRPPASEATREVTVSSTPPDPRGGLATRLAPVPSEPSLGRTTPEPARQGPSRRLLLGGAIGTVGAAAAGTTVWRLLDDGSGRQAPPASPPGTVRWRFPTAGITLGRPRVAGDLVYAGSNDGTLHAVRTSSGAQAWKFTTGGAIGSTPLALGGIVYLGGDDGYLYAFDATTGRTRWKYHTDGIVHSPAAGGGLVHVGSADAHLYALDATSGAFRWKFSAQNDTHSPALAGDTVFVGSSDTNLYAVDAFSGNPHWAFPTAGAVSGMPAVLGGIVYFGSTDGSLYAVDAGSGKRAWKFDGVSVGAGPAIANGTVYMGGAQRSLYALGAADGRKVWTFPASGDVGAPVVVNGTVYFGTSDANLYAVDAATGAQKWKFTAASGVHSVAVTGETAYFGTEDNNLYAVSVR, encoded by the coding sequence TTGGAAGCATTGGGGCCGAGCGACCCGACGGCCGTCGGTAACTATCAGCTCGCGGCCGTGCTGGGCACCGGCGGTATGGGCCGAGTCTACCTGGCCTTTTCTCCGAGCGGGCGCCGGGTAGCGATCAAGATTATCCGGCCCGACCTCGTCCAGCAGCGGCATATCCGGCTGCGGTTCGCCCGCGAGGTGGCCGCCTCCCGGGCCGTGAACGGTTTCTTCGCGGCGGGTGTCATCGACGCCGACCTGGAGGCCAATCCGCCCTGGCTGGCGACGGCCTTCATTCCGGGCCCTTCGCTCAACGCCGCCGTCCGTGATGCCGGGGCGCTTCCGGCCGCGTCGGTACGCGCGCTCGGCGCCGCCCTGGCGGAGGCGCTTTCCGCCGTCCATTCCGCCGGCCTGATCCATCGGGACCTGAAGCCCGCCAACGTGCTGCTGGCGCCCGACGGCCCGCGGCTGATTGATTTCGGAATATCCGCGCTCGAGGACTCCGGGCCGCTCACGCACGCCGGTGCCGTGATGGGCTCGCCCGGTTACATGTCGCCGGAGCAGATAAACGGCGAGACGGTGGGCACGGCCACCGACATCTTCGCCTTCGGCGCTGTCCTCACGTTCGCGGTCACCGGGACCGGCCCGTTCGGTGTCGGCTCGCTGCCGTCGATGCTCTACCGCAGCGTGCACAATCCGCCGGACCTGACCAAGGTCCCGGACGAGCTGCGCCCGCTGCTGGCCTCCTGCCTGGACAAGGATCCCGCGCGCCGGCCCGACCTGGCCACCATCCTGCGGGAGCTGACCGGCGGCCGGCCCGCGGCCGACATGTTCCCGCCGGGCTGGCTGCCCGCTGCGCTGGCCAAGTCGCCGATCCCGACCGGGCCGATGCCGGCGTTCCCGCTAGGGCCGACGCCTACGCCCTTCGGCACCACTCCTGTCCCGGTGCCCGGGATCGGCGACCGGTCGGTGCCGTCGGCGGCGCGGGGGCCCCGCCCGCCGGCGAGCGAGGCCACCAGGGAAGTGACGGTCTCCTCCACGCCACCCGACCCGAGAGGCGGCCTGGCGACCCGGCTGGCACCGGTGCCGTCCGAGCCCTCCCTGGGCCGCACCACTCCCGAGCCGGCCCGGCAGGGACCGAGCCGCCGCCTGCTCCTGGGCGGGGCGATCGGCACCGTCGGGGCCGCCGCGGCCGGGACGACGGTGTGGCGCCTCCTGGACGACGGAAGCGGCCGCCAGGCGCCGCCCGCGAGCCCGCCCGGGACCGTCCGCTGGCGCTTCCCCACCGCCGGGATCACGCTCGGCCGCCCCCGGGTCGCCGGTGACCTGGTGTACGCGGGCAGCAACGACGGAACCCTGCACGCGGTGCGGACGTCGAGCGGCGCGCAGGCGTGGAAGTTCACCACCGGCGGCGCGATCGGGTCCACCCCGCTGGCCCTCGGCGGCATCGTCTACCTCGGCGGGGACGACGGCTACCTGTACGCGTTCGACGCCACGACCGGCAGGACCCGCTGGAAGTACCACACCGACGGGATCGTGCACTCCCCGGCCGCCGGCGGTGGCCTGGTGCATGTGGGCAGCGCCGACGCCCACCTGTACGCGCTGGACGCGACCTCCGGCGCGTTCCGGTGGAAGTTCTCCGCCCAGAACGACACCCACTCACCGGCGCTCGCCGGCGACACCGTGTTCGTCGGAAGCAGCGACACCAACCTCTACGCCGTGGACGCCTTCTCCGGCAACCCGCACTGGGCGTTTCCCACCGCCGGCGCCGTCTCCGGTATGCCAGCCGTGCTGGGTGGGATCGTCTACTTCGGCAGCACCGACGGAAGCCTGTACGCCGTCGACGCCGGCAGCGGGAAACGGGCCTGGAAGTTCGACGGCGTGTCCGTCGGCGCCGGGCCGGCCATCGCGAACGGGACGGTCTACATGGGCGGTGCTCAGCGCAGCCTGTACGCGCTCGGCGCCGCGGACGGCAGGAAGGTGTGGACCTTCCCCGCCTCGGGGGACGTCGGCGCGCCCGTGGTGGTGAACGGCACCGTCTACTTCGGCACCAGCGACGCCAACCTCTACGCGGTGGACGCCGCCACCGGCGCCCAGAAATGGAAGTTCACCGCCGCCAGCGGCGTGCACTCGGTCGCGGTCACCGGCGAGACCGCGTACTTCGGGACCGAGGACAACAACCTGTACGCGGTCAGCGTCCGATGA
- a CDS encoding glycosyltransferase family 2 protein: protein MRVAYARCAEICGPLTAPRGDNPRVQFRSVVPPGRRLALTLLFLFTALVNLIFVGWLLLPAHVPGAGVTGRGGWQLSLARVSFCLVILVEVIRIVQVTIIWILAWHARDPVPLVPAPGLRVAVLTTIVPSKEPVSAVARTLGAMREIAYPDGFLTTWILDEENDPEVRRTAAGLGVRHFTRRGRPEYNQPTGEFRARSKAGNHNAWRAEHESHYDVVAQMDPDHVPLTCFLERTLGYFRDPDVAFVVAPQVYGNMLENLVTRGASMQQYLFNGVIERGGNGLDAPLLIGTNHLYRPAAWRQIGGYQDSIIEDHLTSMRVQGTINPATGSPWKGVYTPDVIAVGEAPTTWTDYFNQQKRWAYGVWDVKLRRRAKAGIRLRARQRLLYGMVQFYYPSVATSLLFGSLATIGYLLFGASAVHLRGGPWLSLWTAALGSWVSMWLWLRRFNLAEHERHEIGIPGM from the coding sequence GTGCGGGTGGCCTATGCCCGCTGCGCCGAGATCTGTGGGCCGCTGACCGCGCCGCGGGGCGACAACCCGAGGGTGCAGTTCCGCTCCGTCGTGCCGCCGGGCCGCCGGCTCGCCCTGACACTGCTGTTCCTGTTCACGGCGCTGGTGAACCTGATCTTCGTCGGCTGGCTGCTGCTGCCTGCGCACGTGCCCGGCGCCGGCGTCACCGGGCGCGGCGGCTGGCAGCTGTCCCTGGCCCGGGTGAGCTTCTGCCTGGTCATCCTCGTCGAGGTCATCAGGATCGTCCAGGTCACCATCATCTGGATACTCGCCTGGCATGCCCGGGATCCGGTGCCTCTGGTCCCGGCGCCCGGGCTGCGCGTCGCCGTGCTCACCACGATCGTCCCGTCGAAGGAGCCCGTCTCCGCCGTGGCACGGACGCTGGGCGCGATGCGGGAGATCGCCTATCCGGACGGCTTCCTGACCACCTGGATCCTGGACGAGGAGAACGACCCCGAGGTGCGCCGGACCGCCGCCGGCCTCGGCGTCAGGCATTTCACCCGGCGCGGCCGCCCAGAATACAACCAGCCCACCGGGGAGTTCCGGGCGAGAAGCAAGGCCGGCAACCACAACGCCTGGCGCGCCGAACACGAGAGCCACTATGACGTGGTGGCCCAGATGGACCCCGACCACGTACCGCTGACCTGTTTCCTGGAAAGGACCCTGGGCTATTTCCGGGATCCGGACGTCGCCTTCGTCGTCGCGCCCCAGGTCTACGGGAACATGCTGGAGAACCTGGTCACGCGGGGCGCCTCGATGCAGCAGTACCTGTTCAACGGGGTGATCGAGCGCGGCGGAAACGGCCTCGACGCCCCGCTGCTCATCGGTACCAACCATCTCTACCGGCCGGCGGCCTGGCGGCAGATCGGCGGCTACCAGGACTCGATCATCGAGGACCACCTGACCAGCATGCGGGTCCAGGGGACGATCAACCCGGCGACCGGGAGCCCCTGGAAAGGCGTCTACACGCCCGACGTGATCGCGGTCGGCGAGGCGCCGACGACCTGGACCGACTACTTCAACCAGCAGAAACGCTGGGCGTACGGCGTCTGGGACGTCAAGCTGCGCCGCCGGGCGAAGGCCGGGATCAGGCTGCGGGCGCGCCAGCGGCTGCTGTACGGAATGGTGCAGTTCTACTACCCGAGCGTCGCGACGAGCCTGCTGTTCGGCAGCCTGGCGACGATCGGCTATCTCCTTTTCGGCGCCTCCGCGGTGCACCTGCGCGGGGGCCCGTGGCTCAGCCTGTGGACCGCCGCCCTCGGCAGCTGGGTCAGCATGTGGCTGTGGCTGCGCCGGTTCAACCTCGCCGAGCACGAGCGGCACGAGATCGGCATCCCGGGCATG
- a CDS encoding glycosyl hydrolase: MRLTVPRVVAVILVVVLAGYVFRVAPHLTGPPAPGAALPAELLAPSTGLAAAPAPFPAPGKTFVGIMTTAGVHDFTNLLSFTQKTSYKPGAYQFSEGWAADRFNANDLNKVASMGMMPIVAWEPWDFSNKPQSDKLRGAQPRYRLSRIIDGSFDSYIRSWARGVRALDYTIGLRFAHEMNGYWYPWAEQANGNQPGQYVHAWRHVHDIFAQEGATNVAWIWSPNVTYANSTPLAELYPGDAYVDWFGFSGYYGTVGNETYKSFDEIFASSIAEVQTIAQKPIVITETGAADNAGLKAAWIAQLFASLPRYPEIIGVIWQESTKEVDWRVAVSPTASRAFAVGAANPRYDTTWRWTSRPELTLPLRP; encoded by the coding sequence GTGAGGCTGACGGTGCCTCGGGTGGTCGCGGTGATCCTCGTGGTCGTGCTCGCCGGCTACGTCTTCCGGGTGGCTCCGCACCTGACCGGTCCCCCGGCTCCCGGGGCGGCGCTACCGGCCGAGCTCCTGGCGCCCTCCACCGGCCTGGCCGCCGCGCCGGCACCGTTCCCCGCGCCGGGAAAGACCTTCGTCGGCATCATGACCACCGCCGGGGTCCACGACTTCACCAACCTGCTCAGCTTCACGCAGAAGACGAGCTACAAGCCAGGGGCCTACCAGTTCTCCGAGGGCTGGGCCGCGGACAGGTTCAATGCCAATGACCTGAACAAGGTCGCGAGCATGGGCATGATGCCGATCGTCGCGTGGGAGCCGTGGGACTTCTCGAACAAGCCCCAGAGCGACAAGCTGCGCGGCGCCCAGCCGAGGTACCGGCTCAGCCGGATCATCGACGGCTCGTTCGACTCCTACATCCGCTCCTGGGCCCGCGGGGTCAGGGCGCTCGACTACACGATCGGCCTGCGGTTCGCGCACGAGATGAACGGCTACTGGTACCCCTGGGCCGAACAGGCCAACGGCAACCAGCCCGGCCAGTACGTCCATGCCTGGCGCCACGTGCACGACATCTTCGCCCAGGAGGGGGCGACCAACGTCGCCTGGATCTGGAGCCCCAACGTCACCTACGCGAACTCCACCCCGCTGGCCGAGCTGTACCCAGGTGACGCGTATGTGGACTGGTTCGGTTTCTCCGGCTACTACGGCACGGTGGGCAACGAGACCTACAAGTCCTTTGACGAGATCTTCGCGAGCAGCATCGCCGAGGTCCAGACCATCGCCCAGAAGCCGATCGTGATCACGGAGACCGGCGCGGCCGACAACGCGGGACTGAAGGCCGCGTGGATCGCCCAGCTCTTCGCCTCGCTACCGCGGTACCCCGAGATCATCGGGGTGATCTGGCAGGAGTCGACGAAGGAGGTCGACTGGCGGGTCGCGGTGTCGCCGACCGCCTCCCGGGCCTTCGCCGTCGGCGCGGCCAACCCGCGTTACGACACGACCTGGCGCTGGACGAGCAGACCAGAGCTGACCCTGCCGCTACGCCCCTGA
- the lon gene encoding endopeptidase La, producing MTENRVLPVLPIDDVVVLPGMVVPLALSDVETRAAVDAARAAAQSRAPAGADGGSAGPKAEVLLTPRLDGRYAAVAALGVIEQVGRLPGGEPAAVVRAVGRARIGTGSTGPGAALWVEATILDTTGTTPTGTSPSGRVAELAREYKALVTTLLQQRGAWQVVDSVTSIDDPSALADTAGYAPYLTAAQKLELLEAADVTTRLEKVLAWTREHLAELDVAETIRKDVQEGMDRQQREFLLRRQLEAVRKELRELSGGEGGDGENNDDYRARVEAAGLPEKVREAALKEVDKLERTSDQSPEGGWIRTWLDTVLDLPWSSRTEDSYDIAGARAVLDADHAGLDDVKDRIIEYLAVRRRRADAGLGVVGGRRSGAVLALVGPPGVGKTSLGESVARAMGRKFVRVALGGVRDEAEIRGHRRTYVGAMPGRIVRAITEAGTMNPVVLLDEVDKVGADYRGDPTAALLEVLDPAQNHTFRDHYLEVELDLSDVLFLATANVIESIPGPLLDRMELVRLDGYTEDEKVVIARDHLLPRQQERAGFAAGEVTVDDDALRLLAGEYTREAGVRDLERAIARVLRKIAAKVALDADGAREPVTVGAGELVGYLGRPRHTPESAERTALPGVATGLAVTGAGGDVLFIEASLADAESGAAGLALTGQLGDVMKESAQIALSYLRSRGAELELPVGDLAKRGVHVHVPAGAVPKDGPSAGVTMTTALASLLSGRPVRAEVAMTGEVSLTGRVLPIGGVKQKLLAAHRAGITTVLLPSRNGPDLDDVPAAVRDALTVHLVSDVREVLDLALEPAFDGDGPETALRASGRSALVGR from the coding sequence GTGACTGAGAACCGTGTGCTGCCCGTCCTGCCGATCGACGACGTGGTCGTGCTGCCCGGCATGGTCGTCCCGCTCGCCCTGTCCGACGTCGAGACGCGCGCCGCGGTCGACGCGGCCCGCGCGGCGGCCCAGTCGCGCGCCCCGGCCGGCGCCGACGGTGGCTCCGCCGGCCCCAAGGCCGAGGTCCTGCTGACCCCCCGCCTCGACGGGAGGTACGCGGCCGTGGCCGCGCTCGGCGTGATCGAGCAGGTCGGCCGGCTGCCCGGCGGTGAGCCCGCCGCCGTCGTGCGCGCCGTCGGGCGCGCCCGGATCGGCACCGGCTCGACCGGCCCCGGCGCCGCGCTGTGGGTCGAGGCGACGATCCTCGACACCACCGGCACGACGCCGACCGGCACGTCCCCAAGCGGCAGAGTCGCCGAGCTGGCCCGCGAGTACAAGGCCCTCGTCACCACCCTGCTGCAGCAGCGCGGCGCCTGGCAGGTGGTCGACTCGGTGACCTCGATCGACGACCCGTCGGCGCTGGCCGACACCGCCGGCTACGCCCCCTACCTGACCGCCGCCCAGAAGCTGGAGCTGCTGGAGGCCGCCGACGTCACGACCCGGCTGGAGAAGGTGCTGGCCTGGACCAGGGAGCACCTCGCCGAGCTGGACGTCGCCGAGACGATCCGCAAGGACGTCCAGGAGGGGATGGACCGCCAGCAGCGGGAGTTCCTGCTGCGCCGCCAGCTGGAGGCCGTCCGCAAGGAGCTGCGTGAGCTCTCCGGCGGCGAGGGCGGCGACGGCGAGAACAACGACGACTACCGCGCCCGCGTCGAGGCGGCCGGCCTGCCCGAGAAGGTCCGCGAGGCCGCGCTCAAGGAGGTCGACAAGCTGGAGCGGACCTCCGACCAGTCACCGGAGGGCGGCTGGATCCGAACCTGGCTCGACACGGTCCTCGACCTGCCGTGGAGCTCCAGGACCGAGGACTCCTACGACATCGCCGGCGCCCGCGCGGTGCTGGACGCCGACCACGCCGGCCTCGACGACGTCAAGGACCGGATCATCGAGTACCTGGCCGTCCGGCGCCGCCGGGCGGACGCCGGGCTCGGCGTCGTCGGCGGGCGGCGCAGTGGTGCCGTGCTGGCCCTGGTCGGTCCGCCCGGGGTCGGCAAGACGTCGCTCGGCGAGTCGGTGGCCCGCGCGATGGGGCGCAAGTTCGTCCGGGTCGCCCTCGGCGGCGTCCGGGACGAGGCGGAGATCCGCGGGCACCGGCGCACCTACGTCGGCGCGATGCCCGGCCGGATCGTCCGGGCGATCACCGAGGCGGGCACGATGAACCCCGTCGTGCTGCTCGACGAGGTCGACAAGGTCGGCGCCGACTACCGCGGCGACCCGACCGCGGCCCTGCTGGAGGTCCTCGACCCGGCGCAGAACCACACCTTCCGCGACCACTACCTCGAGGTCGAGCTGGACCTCTCCGACGTGCTGTTCCTGGCGACGGCCAACGTGATCGAGTCGATCCCCGGGCCGCTGCTGGACCGGATGGAGCTGGTCCGCCTCGACGGCTACACCGAGGACGAGAAGGTCGTCATCGCCCGCGACCACCTGCTGCCGCGCCAGCAGGAGCGGGCCGGCTTCGCCGCCGGCGAGGTCACGGTCGACGACGACGCGCTGCGGCTGCTGGCCGGCGAGTACACCCGCGAGGCGGGCGTGCGTGACCTGGAGCGCGCGATCGCCCGGGTGCTACGCAAGATCGCCGCGAAGGTCGCCCTGGACGCGGACGGCGCCCGGGAGCCGGTCACGGTCGGCGCCGGGGAGCTGGTCGGCTACCTCGGCCGGCCGCGGCACACCCCCGAGTCGGCCGAGCGGACGGCGCTGCCGGGGGTCGCTACCGGCCTCGCGGTGACCGGGGCGGGCGGCGACGTGCTGTTCATCGAGGCGTCGCTGGCCGACGCCGAGTCCGGCGCGGCCGGCCTGGCCCTGACCGGCCAGCTGGGCGACGTGATGAAGGAGTCGGCGCAGATCGCGCTGTCCTACCTGCGGTCACGCGGCGCCGAGCTGGAGCTGCCGGTCGGTGACCTGGCCAAGCGCGGGGTCCACGTCCACGTCCCGGCCGGAGCGGTGCCCAAGGACGGGCCGAGCGCCGGTGTCACGATGACGACCGCGCTGGCGTCGCTGCTGTCCGGCCGGCCGGTCCGGGCCGAGGTGGCGATGACCGGCGAGGTGTCGCTGACCGGGCGGGTGCTGCCGATCGGCGGGGTGAAGCAGAAGCTGCTCGCCGCGCACCGGGCCGGCATCACCACGGTCCTGCTGCCGAGCCGCAACGGGCCGGACCTGGACGACGTGCCGGCGGCGGTGCGCGACGCGCTCACCGTCCACCTGGTCTCGGACGTCCGTGAGGTCCTCGACCTGGCCCTGGAGCCGGCCTTCGACGGCGATGGGCCGGAGACGGCGCTTCGCGCCTCCGGCCGCTCGGCCTTGGTCGGGCGCTGA
- a CDS encoding NAD(P)-dependent alcohol dehydrogenase, producing MATVRALVVPTAGAAVVPATISRRDPRPDDVVIGIRFAGICHSDIHQARQEWGPAIFPMVPGHEITGVVAAVGAQVTRFAVGDRVGVGCFVNSCRHCEACVAGEEQYCTDPGPVFTYNGTDYDGEPTYGGYSQQIVVRDAYVLRIPDAVALDAAAPLLCAGITTYSPLRHWKVGPGSKVAVVGLGGLGHLGVQLAHALGAEVTVLSQSLAKEKDGLRLGADRYRATSDPAAFEELRGSLDFILNTVSANLDLDAYLSLLKLDGTMCNVGGPAEPDAHRAFSLIAARRSLTGSNIGGIRETQEMLDFCAEHGIAAEIELITAADVDAAYDRVVASDVRYRFVIDIATL from the coding sequence ATGGCCACCGTACGGGCGCTTGTCGTCCCCACTGCCGGCGCGGCCGTCGTGCCGGCCACGATCTCCCGGCGTGACCCGCGCCCGGACGACGTCGTCATCGGCATCAGGTTCGCCGGGATCTGCCACAGCGACATCCACCAGGCCCGCCAGGAGTGGGGCCCGGCGATCTTCCCCATGGTGCCCGGCCACGAGATCACCGGTGTGGTGGCGGCCGTCGGCGCGCAGGTCACCCGGTTCGCGGTTGGTGACCGGGTCGGCGTCGGCTGCTTCGTGAACTCCTGCCGACACTGCGAAGCCTGCGTGGCCGGCGAGGAGCAGTACTGCACCGACCCGGGCCCGGTGTTCACCTACAACGGCACCGACTACGACGGCGAGCCGACCTACGGTGGCTACAGCCAGCAGATCGTGGTCCGGGACGCCTACGTGCTCCGGATCCCCGACGCCGTGGCGCTGGACGCCGCCGCGCCGCTGCTGTGTGCCGGCATTACGACCTACTCGCCGCTGCGCCACTGGAAGGTCGGCCCGGGCTCGAAGGTCGCCGTCGTCGGCCTCGGCGGCCTGGGCCACCTGGGCGTCCAGCTCGCGCACGCCCTGGGCGCCGAGGTCACGGTGCTCAGCCAGTCACTGGCCAAGGAGAAGGACGGCCTGCGCCTCGGCGCCGACCGGTACCGGGCGACCAGCGACCCGGCGGCCTTCGAGGAGCTGCGGGGCAGCCTCGACTTCATCCTCAACACGGTCTCGGCGAACCTCGACCTGGACGCGTACCTGTCACTACTGAAGCTCGACGGCACGATGTGCAACGTCGGTGGCCCTGCCGAGCCCGACGCGCACCGGGCCTTCTCGCTGATCGCGGCCCGCCGCAGCCTCACCGGCTCCAACATCGGTGGCATCCGCGAGACCCAGGAGATGCTTGACTTCTGCGCCGAGCACGGCATCGCGGCCGAGATCGAGCTGATCACAGCCGCCGACGTCGACGCCGCCTACGACCGCGTGGTCGCCAGCGACGTCCGCTACCGCTTCGTGATCGACATCGCGACCCTGTAA